The stretch of DNA AACTTCCTAAGCTAACGTGCCGCCCTGGAAAGACGAAAACCGCTGTCGTTGCGCCTGAAGCCAGGGGTGAGGTAGCTGCGAAGGGCGCAACGCAGGCTGGCTGGCCCGAAGCTCCACGAGCCGCCCCGCAACACCCAGTCGGAGCCGGAGGAAGAGCCCCTGGGGTCTGTTTGCGCCCCAGAAGAATAAGTACCATACCAATCCCAACACCATTCCCATACATTGCCACTCATGTCATATAAGCCCAAAGCGTTGGCACGGAAAGAACCGACTGGTGAAGTGTATTCATGGCCATCTTTGTCGTTGGAGCTATTTGCATAAGACATTAGTTTACTTTCTTCCGAAGTACCTGCCCATTTCTCTTTTTTGCCCCGGCTCCGTGCCCCATATTCCCATTCGGCCTCGGTCGGTAGCCGATAGCCGTTGGCTGACCAGTTGGCGGTTACGGTAGTCCCACTAATCGTATATACTTTTTGTAAGTTTTCCTGCTCCCTTCGCCAGTTGCAATAGGCTACTGCATCTTCCCAACTGACATTGATAACCGGCCGTTTGCCTCTCCCAAAGCCTACATCACCCGCCTTTTCCCGTTTGGTTGCATCACAAAAAGCATCATATTCTTCAAACGTCACCTCATGCCTGCCCATATAAAAATCGCCCACCGTCACACTATGCGTCGGCTTCTCACTACTCCCCCATCTCCAAACACATCTCCCATCTCAAAGGTGCCGCCCTGGACGAAGACCATATGGTCGGGGGCCTGACGGGAGGCGGCGTATTGATCCGCTGGCGGGCTTCATTGGCGTGTAGGCCGTTGGGATGCAGTTGCAGGTAGTTCTGATAGGCAGCTTTGGTGCCTTTCAAGGTGGCATATTGCCATTCTTGCTCGTCCTGAAGCTGCTGCAATTGTTGGGCTACTTCCTGGCGAAAGTCACCACGGGGAAGTCCGTAAGGTAGGCCTGGCAGTTGCTGATCGTCGGATTGTTTTTGATGGCTGTGTAAGCATTGATGTCCCGTTGGCGTTGGTTGTATTGGATAGGTGAGTCAGCTTATCGTTTTCATAGTCAGACACAGCAAAGAAAATGGCATAGTCCTTGCCCGTCCGAAGGGTGGACTGTGCAAGTAGGCTGGAGACCTTATTCGTATCGCCATCGGTGGGCACCTAGTAGCCCTTCTTCCAACGGTCGAGGTGGCCATGACCGGAAAAGTAGATGATCAGCTTGTCGGCCGGCTGCAAATCTTGCAAAAGCCTGGGAAAAGCTTTGCAGCCCACTTGATTTTTCAGATATTGATGAAGGAACTAAAACCTGATGTAATAGCGGCTTATCATAAGAAATAACTCGCTATATAGCGGGTTACATAGACGTTGTGCGTCACTCAGAAACTGATTGAGTAGATGAACTATCAAACATATAAACCCCATAAAGACTTGGAATCCATAGTCAAATTTTATTGGACTTTGGAAGTGCCTTTTGACCCAAAAAATCAGAAGCAAAAAATAGTTCCTGACGGCTGTATAGAAATGACTTTCAATTTTGGCGACAAGATTAAACGATATACATCTGAAAATGACTTTATACTTCATCCCAATGCAATGGTAATGGGGCAGAGAACAAAATCATATTTCATTTTACCCGTTGGTAATGTTGACACATTCGCAATATGCTTCTATCCTATCGGATTTGTAAATTTCCTAAAGACACCACTTGAAAACTTGGTTGACAAGGAAACACCCATTTCAGAACTTTTCGGACAAGAAGAAGCCTGTAAATTGGAGCAGCAAATGATTAATGCTATGGATTCCCAACAACGGATTATTATTATCGAAAGCTTTCTGCTAAATAAACTTAACGAAAAGAATACGATTAGTAATATCGTGAAATCAACAGTTGAAGCTCTGCTCAAAACAAATGGAGCGACCGCCATAAATGTCATTTTAAAGGATGAAGTTGCAAAGAGAAGACAGCTTGAAAGACATTTTAGAAAACAAGTTGGTATAAGTCCCAAGCAACTAGGCAAAGCTATTCGGCTGCAAGCGACTTTAAATTTGTTGATCAACAAAAAATCAAAAACACTGACAGACATTGCTTACGAGAGTGAATATTTCGACCAAAACCATTTCATAAAAGATTTTAAAGACCTTGTTGGGGTCACGCCAAAGGAGTTTTTAGGCAATGAGCACATGGCTCTATC from Saprospiraceae bacterium encodes:
- a CDS encoding SUMF1/EgtB/PvdO family nonheme iron enzyme, encoding MGDFYMGRHEVTFEEYDAFCDATKREKAGDVGFGRGKRPVINVSWEDAVAYCNWRREQENLQKVYTISGTTVTANWSANGYRLPTEAEWEYGARSRGKKEKWAGTSEESKLMSYANSSNDKDGHEYTSPVGSFRANALGLYDMSGNVWEWCWDWYGTYSSGAQTDPRGSSSGSDWVLRGGSWSFGPASLRCALRSYLTPGFRRNDSGFRLSRAAR
- a CDS encoding helix-turn-helix domain-containing protein, with the translated sequence MNYQTYKPHKDLESIVKFYWTLEVPFDPKNQKQKIVPDGCIEMTFNFGDKIKRYTSENDFILHPNAMVMGQRTKSYFILPVGNVDTFAICFYPIGFVNFLKTPLENLVDKETPISELFGQEEACKLEQQMINAMDSQQRIIIIESFLLNKLNEKNTISNIVKSTVEALLKTNGATAINVILKDEVAKRRQLERHFRKQVGISPKQLGKAIRLQATLNLLINKKSKTLTDIAYESEYFDQNHFIKDFKDLVGVTPKEFLGNEHMALSALFYK